The proteins below are encoded in one region of Hordeum vulgare subsp. vulgare chromosome 3H, MorexV3_pseudomolecules_assembly, whole genome shotgun sequence:
- the LOC123441903 gene encoding DExH-box ATP-dependent RNA helicase DExH3-like codes for MYAVMEKILQRKSLRMHNFQRSWQESPEGVNMVEFRKSLPAYKEKERLLAAIARNQIIVISGETGCGKTTQLPQFVLESEIQSGRGAFCNIIYTQPRRISAMAVAEKVSTERGENLGESVGYKVRLEGIRGKDTHLLFCTSGILLRRLLSDRNLNGVSHVFVDQIHERGMNEDFLLIVLKDLLSRRPDLRLILMSATSNAELFSSYFGGAPTIHIPGFTHPVRTHFLEDILERTGYKMTANNQLDDYGQDKVWKTRRQLLPRKRKNQITTLVEDALQNSNFETYGSRTRDSLANWNPDCIGFNLIEAVLCHICRKERVGAVLVFMTGWDDISSLKDQLKAHPLLGDPNRVLLLSCHGSMATSEQEQLEMDWMLGSPGGGCRPASGGGATDGEGATDDGQCATTEDG; via the exons ATGTATGCAGTCATGGAGAAGATCCTTCAGAGGAAGAGTCTTAGGATGCACAATTTTCAAAGAAGTTGGCAG GAATCACCTGAAGGTGTTAACATGGTAGAATTTCGAAAATCGCTCCCAGCATACAAGGAGAAGGAAAGGCTTCTGGCAGCCATTGCACGTAATCAG ATCATAGTTATTTCTGGGGAGACAGGGTGTGGAAAAACAACACAGTTGCCTCAATTTGTGTTGGAGTCAGAGATACAATCTGGTCGTGGGGCCTTTTGTAATATAATCTATACACAGCCACGAAGAATATCTGCAATGGCTGTTGCAGAAAAAGTATCCACCGAAAGAGGTGAAAACCTTGGTGAATCG GTTGGCTACAAAGTTCGATTGGAGGGAATTAGAGGAAAAGATACACATTTACTTTTCTGCACCAGTGGTATTTTACTGAGACGATTGCTGAGTGACCGAAACTTGAATGGAGTGTCTCATGTATTTGTTGATCAAATACATGAAAGAGGGATGAATGAAG ATTTCTTATTGATCGTTCTAAAGGACCTATTGTCACGGCGGCCTGATCTAAGGTTGATATTGATGAGTGCTACTTCAAACGCGGAACTGTTCTCAAGTTATTTCGGAGGAGCGCCAACTATCCACATTCCT GGATTCACACATCCAGTGAGGACGCATTTTCTAGAAGACATATTAGAAAGGACAGGCTATAAGATGACAGCAAATAATCAACTTGACGATTACGGCCAAGATAAAGTGTGGAAGACTCGGAGACAGCTATTacccagaaaaaggaaaaatcaaaTTACTACACTTGTCGAG GATGCCCTTCAAAATTCGAACTTTGAAACCTATGGCTCAAGGACACGTGATTCTCTGGCAAACTGGAATCCTGACTGCATAGGGTTTAATCTCATAGAGGCTGTATTGTGCCACATATGTCGTAAAGAGCGAGTTGGTGCAGTTTTAGTTTTTATGACCGGATGGGATGACATTAGCTCTTTGAAGGATCAATTAAAAGCACATCCATTGCTAGGTGACCCAAACAGAGTGTTACTGCTTTCATGCCATGGCTCTATGGCTACTTCTGAGCAG gaacaactggaaatggattggatgctcggctcacc CGGCGGCGGCTGCAGACCTGCTAGCGGTGGCGGTGCTACGGACGGGGAAGGCGCCACGGACGACGGCCAGTGCGCGACGACGGAGGACGGCTAG